The Cinclus cinclus chromosome 3, bCinCin1.1, whole genome shotgun sequence genome has a window encoding:
- the LOC134042275 gene encoding serine/threonine-protein kinase pim-1-like, which produces AEKPPLEQLYREGPLLGSGGFGSVYAGTRLADGVPVAIKRVSRDRVLEWARLHDGALVPLELVLLWMASWPGFRGIVRLLDWFELPDGFALVMERPERCQDLWHLLHAGGFLPEPVARALFRQVLGAVRHCTSRGVLHRDIKAENVLVDLATGEAKLIDFGCGTILQDTFYTQMAGTREYYPPEWILFGRYHGQPATIWSLGILLYQLVCRHLPFKSREDIVRGQLFFPPRVSQECQHLIRWCLSMDPADRPSLDDLLEHSWVQKPHLAQETAE; this is translated from the exons gcggagaagcctcccctggagcagctgtaccgggagggcccgctgctggggagcggcggcttcggcagcgtttacgccgggacccggctcgccgacGGCGTTCCG gtggccatcaagcgagtgtcccgggaccgcgtcttggagtgggcgcggctg cacgacggcgcccttgtgcccctggagctggtgctgctctggatggcgtcgtggcccggcttccgcggcatcgtgcggctcctggactggttcgagctgcccgacggcttcgcgctggtcatggagcgtccggagcgctgtcaggacctctggcacctgctgcacgcgggggggttcctgccagagcccgtggcgcgggcgctgttccggcaggtgctgggggccgtgcggcactgcaccagccgcggcgtcctgcaccgcgacatcaaggccgagaacgtgctcgttgacctggccaccggcgaggcgaagctcatcgacttcggctgCGGCACCATCCTGCAGGACACGTTCTACACCCAGATGGCCG gaacgcgggagtactacccaccggagtggatcctctttggccgctaccatggccagccagccaccatctggtccctgggcatcctgctctatcagctggtgtgcaggcaccttcctttcaaaagcagagaggacatcgtccggggacagctcttcttcccgccccgggtgtctcaag agtgccagcacctgatcaggtggtgcttatccatggaccctgcagacaggccatccttggatgaccttttagaacattcttgggtgcagaagccccacctggcccaggagacagcagag